The nucleotide window GTTTTTCTGGTAATGCATCTTCAGCCCCTGTATCAAGAAATTGTAAATGCTCCAGTAATGTGATGATTCATGCAGTTGACAAATTCGGGAGCTTCTTAAGgcaatttcctctttttccaaATGCTTTTCTGGTTGGTGGTTGGTGCAGAAGACTTCTTTATTATTCAACTTGCAGATCAGGTAAATTTTGAAGCACTCTGTGATGCAAGTACTTTTGTTGAGTATTTGTTCTCACATTGCATTGAATGAGgttgatattttctttatcgGTCAGCTTCAAAAACTGAAGGTGGAACCAGCACATAAAACTTCTCCAGGGTAATATTCTAACCAATTTTTAGGTTTAAGATTTAAGGCATCATGTGAACCGGGTATTTTGGTGGCTTCTGATTATCAACTTATTTATTGTGGTGCTAATTATTTGAACTCAAGTTATTTGTGCCTAATGAACCACAACTGTAATAATTTTagttgtaatatatatatgtttgtgtgtctatttgttttttggtatATAAGCAGACCGTTGTCTCGCATCATGCTGAGGCTGATAGataattttgatgaattagAACTTTATGATACACAAGGACAGAGTTGTAGGAACTGTCTTCGCTCACAATTAAGATGTCATTGTCCTCTGaatgaatttgaaaacaaacCAGTCTTCGCTTCATGTCCTCATATTTTCATGTTTCCATTTGTTGGTATGAGAAAAGGAAATGTAACAGAGGTTGTGATTTCTGTTGGGGTCCATTCCAAAATTATATAGGTTCTGCTGCATGCTAAATTTGCAGCTCAACTCTTTCATCTATGTTACTGAGTCTTTGGAGCTCATTGTTTAGACTCTTGTTTATGGATAGTTTGATGATTTGCAGCATCAATGTTTTAGACAATTAAGGCACAGTGATTATCATCCATAGTTTTgactttggttttttatttttattccctagaaattaattttagtgAGAAATTTGGATTTCTATTTCAGAAGGTTTGTTctagaaaatacaaaatccAAATATTATGAAGTGTGCACCGGAGAAGATcctctttttacttttccaaaatataaatagtcTATTATATTAGTCTGATGTTTCATACCCCCAACTTATCTTTTATAGTTAATGTTCCATTTGTGTTTGCAGGCCCGAGTCATTGGGTATTATTGTTGGAATTATTTTCTTGGTCTTGGGAATCTTATTCTAGTTTTTCAACTTCACTGCAGATTCAAATGTAAGTTTGCTCTCTTTCATTGAATACAGGAACATAACTTCATTTCAATTTACAATTTCTGCAATTTATTGGTTCTTAGAGGTGAAACATGAGAATTCCTGTTTGTTTATTATCTGTTTGCCTACTTTTTAAATGTAGTTATTTACATAGTTAAGGGCGTTAGTGAAAAAACTGTTCCCACCAATTAAGGGGTAGGTTATGAGTACATTTTGTTCAAACCCATTAGAGTTTACAAATGAAAGAGATGGAAAAAATTTGATGGCCTCATACTAATTTGATGGCCTTATCAGATTGTTTAGATGTAATGAACAAAACTATAACCTATAGCCTGTTATTTCTGCCTTTATTCTGCTTACATTAACACATgtcattttccaaatttgtACCAACAGAGTTAAAACCTCCGCCGAGGACAAGAAAGAACATAAGCCACCTCTACAGCTGAGCTAACAAGAGAAAGAATCCCTTCTAACAGAGATCAAGGCAGAAAAATCCTCTTCCACGACCCAAtagcatatatataaagaccTATTCAAACTCTTTTGAACAATGAGCAACTCAATATTGTCgatattttgatgttttgaCTGCCACTTGATTTACTAAAATATAGTCAGTATTTTAATCATGACAAACAGCATAAAAAAACATGTTATTATCCTATTTTTTTGTAACTTAGACGTGCTAAACAAAGCATGATGCTACTATTTAGATATTCATGCCTATATAAATAGTACCATCATTCCtacatatttttcaacatCGTACACATTTCACACGGTTTTAAAACCCGCAACATCATGCGGGCACCATTGTTAGTAAGTTCTATAATAATTAAAGACTTTCCATAAACGTGTacccaaaaacaagaaatatgaTCCAGTAGTGATGCAGTAGTTATGCACTTGCTTCCATGAAGCTGtcatcattttgttttctgtgcgttgaaatgagaaatacaactaatattgctttatttttgttcaaaaataATGCACGCATTTGAAAGGGATCTGCAATTTTAGAAAGCGTGGTGGAAGAAGAGGCTATGTCGGCTTGGGGTAAAAAATATCCCAGAAGAATAGCTCATGCCCTAGACAAGTCCTATTAGAAATGATTTTGAGTTTATTCTAGAATATAATCCAAGGAGTAGGGGCAGAACTTGTGGCTAAGAGGAATAAGCCAAGTCAGTGGAACTTAGACAAGTCGGCAACAATGCCTATAACTTTGCAAGCAATCTAGCAAAGTGGAGCTAAGAGCTCACCAATCCAAGTCATCAAGGTGGCCACATGGAAGCCAATAGCCATATAAAGGCCAAAAGCTTTGTTTTATCAAGCAGGATATGAAGTAGTTAATAGCTATACCACGAGAAGGCCAATAGCCTGTAATCCTATGTACACAAAGCCATGTACTATTCTCCTCCAATCTAATAAAATCACGTTATTTCAATTATTGCACTACTATTATAAACCCCTTCAGGCACAACCTAACAGTGCTATCAGAGCATCTAAAATCCAACAATTTCCATTATAGAGTCTACTGTATTCTGCATCTGCACATAGAAAATAGCACTGATATGTTCTTTTATGCTCCTACAGTGATGGAATATGGTCTAAGCTTTTGGAGAAGTGTTGAATGCATTGGTTTAGGCTGCAgacttatttattattattttctacaTTGGGCCAAACCCaactatttattatttacacTCTATTTCTGCCCAGATGGTAAAACAGGGATGCTTTGTTCATTTCTAAAGAAGTTACCAAGATCAACTAAGGTCTTAACATGAACAAGTCTCCTAAAGTTACTCTTGAAATACTTCAAACCCCAAATGCTTGCTTCTACTTGTATTAGCATCATGGTTCCTCCCCAAGTCTAGATCCCTATAGTTCAAATAGGCAGCTCTTGGGGACTTTGAAACATGTGATGCCATGTAGGCATACACCCTTCTCATCCAGCTAATATGTTTCTCAGTTTCCTTGTCAGAATGCCAAGTGACCAAATACTGGATTGCAAATATACTTCCATTTCTATGTGGGAAAGGAGTTTCTGAATCAGATATCTCACAGACTGGTCTAAACTTAAGTCCGGGAACTTATCTTGCATCAAAAGGAGAAGCTTCTCAACCGGTCCAAGAAACAACGAATCAAACAACACTTTAATAGTTTTGCCATCAGTTGCACCGGCTTCATTTGCAACTTCCACAACCAAATGTAAGAAAAGGTCTTCATGGAGCTTATCTGTTACACCTTCTTCTATGGCCAGAATGACTGCAAAGCTCGAGCCTCATCCTCCTCTGATAGCCCATAAGAGTTCTTCTCCCATGGACTTTCTGCTGAGAATTCTGCCATTGACATCAACAATCCTAGCATCAATGACATTGTCAACTGCTAGACCATATTTCCTGAATATGGTACCAAATCCACCTCCACTAATATGTCCTTCCACACCCATTGTGGGACAAGACCCTGCTGGAAATTCATGTACATTACTTTTTTGTGCTATTAAGTAATACAATTCACCAAGTGTAGCACCGGATTCGACCCATGCACTCTCATTCTTTACGTCAATATGGATGGTCTGAACAATGATGATGAAAGGAGCATATGATACATAAGATAGGCCCTCGTAGTCATGGCCCCCACTTTGGAATCTTTTTTGTATGCCATGTTTCTTGGAGCAAATAACTGCTGCTTGAACATGAGATTCATGGAAAGGAGTAACGATAACTTTGGGTTTTGGCGTTGAATTGTTCAAGAATCTGAGGTTCTGTATGGAAGATTGCAAGATTGAGGAATAAGCAGAACTGTTTCTGGTTAAGATTATTTCCTTACTTGAGTTAGAATGCTTTAGGTGAGTGGAAAGACATTGAAGTAAGCTTTcagaaattgaatttgaacttGGGGACCAAACTGAGTTGAAAAGGATGATAAGTAGTGGAAGTAGTTTTACGTCGAAGAACACCATGATTATAACCTCTGCATGTAACATGGTACCGGCTCAGTCATTTATATATGGTTGACGTTCCTAGTAATTATCTGGTTGAGGTTCCAACTTTGTACTCTAAATTAAAGAACATTGCAGACATTGGCCATTGAAAATTTCCAAGTATAAGTTGAAActtcaagtgaaaaaaattcttGGATGAAATTTGGAATATGACATGATTTTGTCTTGGATACATGAATTTGCAAATAACTTATCACTTCTATAATGGCCGCAATGAGCAGTTTGTCATCACCTACTATAAAGTGCCGCATTCTCACTATTTGCATGTCCTACGGTAACCAGAGAATCAACTAAGCCGCCCTCAACTAACTAGAGgttctttttttgaaaaaaaaattgaaaaaaaccaGGATATTTCTGTCAGTTAAGATGCTGATTTTCAACCCCAGCCTAAAACGACTTCAATTTACACAAAAAATTGAGGGATTGACAATATGCTAAGTAAGAACTTACTAAACAGAGaatttaaaaatcaaacaaaacaaaacaaaaaggttaTGAAGGATCCTAGTCTTGACTATGGAAACATTTCTCGTTACCAACCTCCGATAAGCAAGCATATCAGTAGAACGAATGGCTTCCCCATTGGTAAGTTGGAACTTGACCTGCTATTCACGTCTGAGTTTCCATCTGCAATATCAGCAACCAAAGTCAGCAACTTCTGGAGAGCTCAGGAGTaggaaacaaaatatatgtGAAGATTGTAGTTTGAGTGTTTAACCATCCAATCAAACAAGTTCTGTTtacattatttattaattccAGGTAATCTAGAATCATGTCTAACTCCCTTATGAACTTGGGTTTCAAGCCTCTATCTGAAAGTAGGAAGCTCATGCATAAGCAGGCCATGGAAAAGCTAGTGGTAATTGAGTTAAAACTATTTTTGATTTACAGGACCAAAAGCATATCAAACATATACTCCCTGGAAAATGGCAAGCCAGAGTCAGAGAGCTAAAATGTGCATCTCTTCACTTTGAGcttagtaattaaataaaatgcaaATTGGTTTCTGAATATCATCAAATAGGTTGAATGCATTCACAAGGAGTCTTGATGACTGACTGGAAATCACCAACAATTTGGCAAACCAACCATCCATAATCCTAACAAAGTGTTACGAAAAAATTGGAGTATCCATAACTAAAGTGAATGCAAAAATGTTCTCACTATTTCAGGATACACAACAATAACAGTAAAGCACATGGTGATAgcccacaaaagaaaaagaccaaAAGGGTCATGTGCAAGGCACCCCACATGAAAGTTCTTCTATGGGGAGAGGACTTAGTCATAGGGAACAGGCTGAGGCCCAGACCTTGTATAATTGTATTCCTCCTCTAGCAGTGGATGGGATCCCACACGCATAATTCTAAACGTGTGAAAACCATAAAGTCAAGACCTACCAACCAGCCGAAGCTTCATTGCTGATAAGAGTTCTCAATGATAGCTACTTTCACTCACTTTTACCTATATGCCATTGTGAAAGGAACATATATTCTGACTTTgatcaaaaggaaaatggttTTTAAGCttgaagtgaagaatatgcacggataattttgttcattgagaatattgaaagaaataaacccaaagaaaaacagagaaaaaaaagactcATAACCCATCAACtcagttctttttatttttccaatggTTGAGAGAGAGCCTCTTTCAGATTATTGAGCAAGCAAACAAATCAGAGAGGATAGAAAGAAATTGTTAAAATCAGCCTTGAAAGGTAGACACTGTCAATCATGTTAGTGTCGTACCATTTGCATTAACTAGAATGAATGAGATTGTTTGTAGTTTTCTTGTACATGTCACATCTCTCATAATCTAAAAATCAAAGAGTAaattgtataaattttgtatatTCACTATGACAAGTGCTCAATCAAAAGTAACCAAATACTCATCATCTAAgtcacattatttttttttaaacttataGTATGATGAATCAATAACCAATACAAGCTGTGTCAACAGCTAAATTCTCCTATGCCTTACTTGGAAGAGTAGGGATACTCTGCTCGTTCCTGAAGAAATTTTCTGGATCAACAGCAGTCTTCACCTTCAGCAACCTATCAAAGTTGTCATTGAAGTACTTCAATCCATAAACCTTCCCTTCTTCATAGCTATTGTCACCAAATGTATTGACACCAATGTCAAGGTCCCTGTAATTCAAGAAAGCACTTCTTGGGTTCTTGGACACAAATGGGGTCATGTAACTGTAAAGCCTCCTGCTTTGTGTGAGATAATTCTTCTCTGACTCCTCTCCTGCATCTTCCCAATTCACTGAGTACTGAATTTTGAACAAGTTCCCTGCACGGTGTGGAAAAGGAGTCTCAGAGGCCGGAatttggctcattttcccacCATATGGATTGAACACCAACCCTGTTTTGCCAAGCTCAATCATCTTCTTCCATAACCACTCCAACCCATCTTTGGAGATTGCGGTTTGAACATAATCAGACTTCCTTTTCAGGAAATTTGCATCATTGGGATTTCTATTGAGCAACGCTTCAGGTTTAGTCCGATTATCAAAATTAGCCCACCAAAGCACAGAGTCAATCCAACTCATCTCCATACAGTTCTCCTTCTTCAAACCCAATTCAGGAAACTCCTTCCCCAACAATGACACAAGTTGGTCGGCATTGCCAAGAAACTCGGCCAAAATTGAGATTCTAACAGTCTTCTCACCCTTCTTCACTTTAGAAGTCACAGGCTGCAAAAGCATCCTCATAAAAAGACCATCGTCTGTGGTTGGCGCCACCTCTTGCCACTTCAAAACGACGGCGGTTGCATTCTCTTCCAAGGTTCTCTCCACCCGGAACACTGTAACAATTTCAGGCACAGAAACCAACTTCAATTTGTATGAAATAATAACTCCAAAGCTTCCTCCACCTCCTCCTTTAATAGCCCAAAAGAGGTCTTCTCCCATTGATTTTCTGTCAAGAAGCCTCCCCTGAACATCAACAATCTGAGCATCAATGACATTGTCCACAGCAAGGCCATACTTCCTCAACATGTTTCCATAGCCGCCACCACTTATGTGCCCACCAACACCAACTGTTTCACAAACTCCAGCAGGAAAGCCATGAACTTTGCTCTTCTCCCAAATCCTATAGTACATTTCTCCAAGTGTGGCTCCAGCCTGAGCCCAAACAGAACCGTCTTTGATGTCCACAGTGATACTCCTGAGATTAAACATGTCAAGAACAATAAAAGTCTGATCAGACCAATAAGAAACACCCTCATAATCGTGGCCGCCGCTTCGGATTTTGAGCTGTATGCCAAGCTGCTTTGCGCAGAGGACAGAGGCCTGGACATGGGATTCAGCTGAGGGGGTGACTATGAGCACTGGTTTTGGCGTTGAGGTTTTGTTGAACCTGGAATTTCTGATGTAGGCTCTTAGCACAGATGTGTATGAAGGGTTGTTTTGGGCAAAAACTATGTTTGCCAATGGAGTTGAAGATGATGAGTTTGCTTTTGTGTTCAGGCATTGAACAAAGTTGTCATAGACAGAACCAGAGGCTGCCCATGATGCAGAAacataaaaaacaacaaacaaaacagcaAGTGGAAGAATTCTAGGCATTGTGCTTCTCATTGTTATTGTCAATTTGTTGTGTGTTTGCTGTGTGGCTTTGGTCCTCTTATATATAGCCAGAGGgggactttttatttttggtatttttttattttctgatattttttccATAAAATTTAATGCTGATGAGAAAATTCAATGGTAATTTTTATGGAAAGTGAATCTGCACCAATCATGCATGCATATCTCAAGACTCCAACTTTTTCTAAACTCGGTGTGGTGGTCCATCCACATTATACTTGTGtaaattttgacttttatttctatttgatGGTTTACAATTTGACTTTATTAAATTGGGATTATTGACTTCTGTTTTGAAAATTCTCTAAGCTTTTAATATAGGAAGAATATCAAactaaaatcaaattgaagatTTAATTACTGTCTAAACATAGGGAGATACgatttaatatttttggaaGCATAGGATTTAAAAttcgtttcattttttttttcttaggtCATTatctgtttttcctttttcttttttgtttggccTGCAATTACaacagttttgttttttagcaAACGATATTTCATTAAAACCAATagcaaaacacaaaacaagaaTCGTTCTGTAAAGGAGTGACCTTGTTAAAACATTCTCGAAGAAAATTATATGAGATAACAAAATTCCGAGTAAGAAAAAGAATACCACACATGCCACATTACAAGTGATCTTAAGAAAAAACACGCAAATCAGGCCAATCATCATGAAAGGAATCCATGAGCCAAGGAGGTCCCTCATCCATCCAGAACGATAAACCGTTACCACGGAGACTCAAGCGAGCAATCCAATGGGCAGCACCATTAGCTTGATGGGGAGTTATAACAGTTtaacataataatattgttattattataacCCATGAAATTTAACAAATTTACACATCTGTAAAAGAATGGACCTTTTCTCAACCCTGCAGTTTAAATATACAAAGTGACAAGATGGACAGCATGTAACGAAAATGATAGCAGGTTTACAAATGAAGTTggtccaaaatccaaaactaGTTTACGTTTTCTGCATGTATGATCAATTAACTCAccctatatttaaataaaaagaatgtCTGAAACCAGATGCCATGTTTTGAATCCTGTGTCAAACAAAGTCACCTTGTTTTCATTGTACATAACAAAATGCATGCATAGATATGTCTTTATATGAATAGTTGTTGACTAAGTCGTAGGTACATGTACCATGTGCTTTATGGTAGGTATGCTGCATGATCTAGAAAATTAACCAATAATCGCATAATTAGTCAATGTTATTAGAAaagattataaataaataaaaacaattttcGAAGATAGTAATTAAGCATATTGTGTTATGGCATTGACCAGGTCAATGAAATGGACTGGAAGCAGTGCGCCGAAGGTggtgccaaaaaaaaataaaataaaaaacttcaaTAAAAGGATTGACTTCATGAGAGATGAGATATATTTTGTCTTCAAACCCGTGTTCTTCGTCACTTGTTTGTTAGTTTGCACGGTGTAAAATGGACTACgcaaatatattatacatCTCTCATCTATGTATGATGTAGAACAACTGGCCCATCAGTTTATGCATCAATTGGACCGTAAGTctgaatttcaaaaaaatttaaggatattttagggtttttatttgttaattttgtgcTTTCTTTTCTCATAAAGATTTGATTTGCTTTTCTTAGTTGATTTAGGATTTTCCTTTATGCTTCCTTTGTTAATTAGGAACTCATCAATTCCTAGTAAAATTTAGATGGttgattgatttatttatttattttgttgttgccaaAGATGGTTGATTAGGATTGCCAATTTGTGGTAGAATTCGGATTTGGAAATAACAATCATAAACCTTTATATAGGCATATACAATCTTGTTCGGGATCCAGAGCCTTTAGATTAATTAACATTCGTGCATTTACACGCATTTAAAGAGATGTTAACTATTACATTGATCTAATGAATTTTAATAAATCCACATAATCATAATTGTATTATACCAAAACTCACCATTTGCACCttattatatgtatatctttaaaattaaaaactcccATCAAACAGCTACCACCTTCCTCCCCAACCGAGCCCCTATACTGCCTGCCAATTGCCACTGCCTCTCActctattttcttctctctgtctctcacaCACACCTTCACTAGGTCCTATAGTTGGAAGGCACTTCTAGGATTTTCAATTGcagtttaattttgaaatactTGCTTGCTGTTGAGACAATAATTCCATGTTAAATACTACGATAGGACTATGGATGGCACAGAGAGAGGTGGTGGCCATGGATAGTAGCAATCAGTAGGAGTGGTTTAGGGATGGGGCTGGTAAGGGCTGGGTTGGGGGCAGAGACTATTATTTTGTatctttaatattttatttcaaagatATTAGATACACATAACGGTAAAGAGATGCTGAGATGTGGACAGTGGCGGTTCCAGAATTCAAAAGTCGATTGGGCAAAACTTACATACTAAACTCGATGGTACGAGTGAATTTCatcaataaacataaaaatatacaCCTTGTCAAGGGGACATGATGAACCATACCCTCAAATGCATCTCAaaccataaataaaagttcaacaaatacaaaagctaaaactaaaaccaaaagtaaatgcaatgcaatacaaaacaatattatttaaatctaaaatttaaCCCTGCGAGGCTTGGAACTCTTAAAAGATAGCCTATGAATAATATGTAGAAAGAATTTTAATC belongs to Prunus persica cultivar Lovell chromosome G4, Prunus_persica_NCBIv2, whole genome shotgun sequence and includes:
- the LOC18780940 gene encoding berberine bridge enzyme-like 21 translates to MLHAEVIIMVFFDVKLLPLLIILFNSVWSPSSNSISESLLQCLSTHLKHSNSSKEIILTRNSSAYSSILQSSIQNLRFLNNSTPKPKVIVTPFHESHVQAAVICSKKHGIQKRFQSGGHDYEGLSYVSYAPFIIIVQTIHIDVKNESAWVESGATLGELYYLIAQKSNVHEFPAGSCPTMGVEGHISGGGFGTIFRKYGLAVDNVIDARIVDVNGRILSRKSMGEELLWAIRGG
- the LOC18780292 gene encoding berberine bridge enzyme-like 21, which translates into the protein MEKISENKKIPKIKSPPLAIYKRTKATQQTHNKLTITMRSTMPRILPLAVLFVVFYVSASWAASGSVYDNFVQCLNTKANSSSSTPLANIVFAQNNPSYTSVLRAYIRNSRFNKTSTPKPVLIVTPSAESHVQASVLCAKQLGIQLKIRSGGHDYEGVSYWSDQTFIVLDMFNLRSITVDIKDGSVWAQAGATLGEMYYRIWEKSKVHGFPAGVCETVGVGGHISGGGYGNMLRKYGLAVDNVIDAQIVDVQGRLLDRKSMGEDLFWAIKGGGGGSFGVIISYKLKLVSVPEIVTVFRVERTLEENATAVVLKWQEVAPTTDDGLFMRMLLQPVTSKVKKGEKTVRISILAEFLGNADQLVSLLGKEFPELGLKKENCMEMSWIDSVLWWANFDNRTKPEALLNRNPNDANFLKRKSDYVQTAISKDGLEWLWKKMIELGKTGLVFNPYGGKMSQIPASETPFPHRAGNLFKIQYSVNWEDAGEESEKNYLTQSRRLYSYMTPFVSKNPRSAFLNYRDLDIGVNTFGDNSYEEGKVYGLKYFNDNFDRLLKVKTAVDPENFFRNEQSIPTLPNGNSDVNSRSSSNLPMGKPFVLLICLLIGGW